The genomic segment TTTTACCATTAATTGATTAACCCATTTTTATATTTAGGAATAACACAATGATTTCAAAATTACTGACTTCTATTTTTGGCTCAAGCAACGATCGCACTTTAAAACGTTTAAGAAAGCGAGTGGCACAAATTAATAAGCTTGAACCAACCTTCGAGCAATTATCTGATGAAGCGTTAAAGGCTAAAACAGCGGAGTTTAAACAACGTCTTGCAGATGGTGCGTCGCTAGATAGCCTATTACCGGAAGCTTTTGCGACAGTGAGAGAAGCAAGCAAACGAGTATTAGGTATGCGCCCGTTTGATGTACAACTGATTGGCGGCATGGTGCTAACCGGGCGTAATATTGCCGAAATGCGTACCGGTGAGGGGAAAACCTTAACTGCGACTCTCTCTTGTTATTTAAATGCGTTAACCGGCAGAGGGGTTCACGTTGTTACCGTGAACGACTACCTTGCCCGCCGTGATGCGGAAACCAACCGTCCGTTATTTGAGTTTTTAGGCTTAACCGTTGGGGTGAATATCCCGGGTTTACCGCCGGAAATGAAACGAGCGGCTTATCAGGCAGATATTACTTATTCGACTAACAGCGAATTGGGTTTTGACTACTTGCGTGATAACTTAGCTCACGACAAAAACGATCGTTTTCAGCGTGAGCTACACTATGCATTAGTGGATGAAGTGGACTCGATTTTAATTGACGAAGCCCGTACGCCGTTAATTATTTCAGGACCGGCGGAAGATGCGACCCAAATTTATCAAGCGGTAGATCAAATTATTCCGCATTTGATTGCTCAAGATAAAGAAGATACCGAAGAGTACACCGGTGAGGGCGATTTTACCTTAGATCTGAAAAACAAACAGGCTCATTTAACCGAGCGTGGTATGGTGAAAGTAGAGGATTTCTTAACTCAAATGGGGTTAATGGAAGAGGGCGAAAGTTTATATCACCCTGCTCGTATTTCGCTGTTACACCATGTGAGTGCAGCATTGCGTGCCCATAAATTATTTGAACGCAACGTAGATTACATTGTAAAAGACGGTGAAATTGTGATTATTGATGAGCACACCGGTCGTACAATGGCTGGACGTCGTTGGTCTGACGGCTTACACCAAGCGATTGAAGCTAAAGAGCGTGTGGCTATTCAGGGCGAAAACCAAACTGTTGCCTCAATTACTTACCAAAACTATTTCCGTTTGTACGAAAAATTAGCCGGTATGACTGGTACGGCAGACACCGAAGCCTTTGAATTCCAGCAAATTTATGGACTAAATACGGTGGTGATTCCAACCAATAAACCGGTAATTCGTGATGACCGTACTGACCTAATGTTTAAAAGCGAAGCAGAGAAATTTGCGGCGATCATTACTGAAATTAGAGATTGTATCGAACGCAAACAGCCGGTATTAGTGGGAACGGCATCGGTGGAAAAATCGGAGTTATTATCGGCAGAATTAACTAAAGCCGGTATTGCTCACAATGTATTAAATGCCAAGTTCCACGCCCAAGAAGCGGAAATTGTAGCAGAAGCCGGTGCACCGGGGGCGGTTACTATTGCCACCAATATGGCGGGTCGTGGTACGGATATTGTGCTTGGCGGTAACTGGAAAATGGAAATTGCCAAGCTTGAGAACCCGACTCAAGAGCAGATTGATGCGATTAAAGCGGCGTGGCAAGAGCGTTATGACATCGTTATGCAAGCCGGTGGGTTGCATATTATCGGTACGGAACGCCACGAATCTCGTCGTATCGACAACCAGTTGCGTGGTCGTTCCGGTCGTCAAGGCGACCCGGGTTCGTCACGTTTCTATCTCTCTTTAGATGATGCCTTAATGCGAATTTACCTCAACGAAGGTAAATTAAAT from the Mannheimia haemolytica genome contains:
- the secA gene encoding preprotein translocase subunit SecA; translated protein: MISKLLTSIFGSSNDRTLKRLRKRVAQINKLEPTFEQLSDEALKAKTAEFKQRLADGASLDSLLPEAFATVREASKRVLGMRPFDVQLIGGMVLTGRNIAEMRTGEGKTLTATLSCYLNALTGRGVHVVTVNDYLARRDAETNRPLFEFLGLTVGVNIPGLPPEMKRAAYQADITYSTNSELGFDYLRDNLAHDKNDRFQRELHYALVDEVDSILIDEARTPLIISGPAEDATQIYQAVDQIIPHLIAQDKEDTEEYTGEGDFTLDLKNKQAHLTERGMVKVEDFLTQMGLMEEGESLYHPARISLLHHVSAALRAHKLFERNVDYIVKDGEIVIIDEHTGRTMAGRRWSDGLHQAIEAKERVAIQGENQTVASITYQNYFRLYEKLAGMTGTADTEAFEFQQIYGLNTVVIPTNKPVIRDDRTDLMFKSEAEKFAAIITEIRDCIERKQPVLVGTASVEKSELLSAELTKAGIAHNVLNAKFHAQEAEIVAEAGAPGAVTIATNMAGRGTDIVLGGNWKMEIAKLENPTQEQIDAIKAAWQERYDIVMQAGGLHIIGTERHESRRIDNQLRGRSGRQGDPGSSRFYLSLDDALMRIYLNEGKLNMMRKAFTEEGEAMESKLLTKVIASAQAKVEAHNFDGRKSLLQYDDVANEQRKVIYEQRNHLLDTDDISSMIETIRQDVFDNTISEYIPPQSIEEMWNVPGLEERLRREFGLDLPIAHWLETEKDLHEETLRERILNIAIADYKAKEEKVGSEVMRNFEKGVMLQNLDELWKEHLGAMDYLRKGIHLRGYAQKDPKQEYKKESFAMFTNMLDTLKLNVISILSRIQVRSQEEIEEAQRQQAEMEVASKPATQASDSVAESSEENSAESLTEEELANLNIGRNDPCPCGSGKKYKHCHGNKARYS